From a region of the Lactuca sativa cultivar Salinas chromosome 4, Lsat_Salinas_v11, whole genome shotgun sequence genome:
- the LOC111899572 gene encoding protein transport protein SEC31 homolog B, with protein MDTSACIKEVNRSASVAFAPEAPLIAAGTMAGAVDMSFSSSANLEIFQLDFQSDDRKLPLVGAIPISEPFNRLSWGKSPTSGSEEFSLGLVAGGLVDGTIGIWNPRILISSEEKEGALVQQLTRHKGPVRGLEFSGLSPNHLASGAEEGEICIWDISKPSEPTHFPPLKGSASAKQGEISYLSWNRKVQPILASTSFNGTTVVWDLRKQKPIISFSDSVRRRCSVLQWHPDFATQLIVASDDDSSPSLRIWDMRNTMSPLRELVGHNKGVVAMSWCPSDSSYLLTCAKDNRTICWDTGSGEIVSELPAGTNWNFDVHWYSKIPGIISASSFDGKIGIYNIEACARYGAGENYYGQAPLKAPKWYQRKAGVSFGFGGKLVSFHTTGSSGPSEVNVHDLVTEHNLVNTSSEFEAAMRSGDRSTLRVLCDQKSQESESEDDRETWGFLKVMFEDDGTARTKLLHHLGFTLPVEATETVQDLTQDVGALSFDEHEGAKDGFMGENQALNTPTDYGEDFFNNLPSPKCDTPVSTPGRNEELVSFEDALKEGDVGNDPSFNDAVQRALVVGDYKGAVAQCIAADKMADALVIAQVGGASLWETTRDQYLKKNRSPYLKVVAAMVNNDLVSLVNTRPLKSWKETLALLCTFAQREEWTLLCDTLASRLVSSGNTLAATLCYICAGNIDKTVEIWSKNVTTEHKGESYVSLLQDLMEKTVVLALATGQKRFSASLCKLVEKYAEILASQGLLTTAMEYLKLMGTEDLSPELVILRDRIALSSQPEKEANGSADYGHSQPQMGAVYGANQHTNSVVEPTRNYYQDDNSYQRESYQQPPAPLYNTQYQQPQHPSMFVPSPAAQIPPTTGFNPAPVATQAAPKVFVPSTPPIMRNADQYQQPPTLGSQLYPNQVNANPGYQAGPPGPVSVGPVPSPMVPTSGPKITQGVAPPVRGFMPVNNNNNNNTGLQRSSSNQMQPPSPSHPAPPPVAPPTVQTADVSNVPVQQRPVIGTLTRLFNETSEALGGGNAVPAKKREIDDNSKKLGALFAKLNSGDISKNAGEKLVQLCQSLDRGDFATALKIQVDLTTSDWDECSFWLATLKRMIKIRQTAR; from the exons atGGATACGTCGGCCTGCATAAAAGAAGTGAATAGATCGGCATCGGTGGCCTTTGCCCCCGAAGCCCCGTTGATTGCCGCCGGAACTATGGCGGGAGCTGTCGACATGTCGTTCAGCTCGTCCGCGAATCTGGAAATCTTTCAACTTGACTTCCAATCTGACGATCGCAAGCTTCCCTTAGTTGGGGCGATACCCATTTCGGAACCATTTAATCGGTTATCTTGGGGAAAATCCCCGACATCGGGCTCGGAGGAATTCTCACTCGGGCTCGTTGCCGGTGGCCTTGTCGACGGCACAATCGGTATCTGGAATCCACGAATACTTATCAG TTCCGAAGAAAAGGAAGGCGCTCTTGTTCAACAACTTACAAGACACAAAGGGCCT GTTCGTGGTCTTGAGTTTAGTGGTCTTTCACCAAACCATCTTGCTTCTGGCGCAGAAGAAGGAGAAATCTGTATATGGGATATTTCTAAACCATCAGAACCTACACATTTTCCTCCTCTCAAG GGAAGTGCGTCAGCTAAACAGGGTGAAATATCTTATTTATCATGGAACAGGAAAGTTCAGCCTATCTTGGCATCCACTTCCTTTAATGGGACAACTG TGGTGTGGGACCTTAGGAAGCAAAAGCCAATTATAAG TTTTTCAGATTCAGTTAGAAGACGATGCTCTGTTTTACAGTGGCATCCTGATTTTGCCACTCAACTGATTGTTGCTTCAGATGATGATAGTTCACCTTCTTTGAGG ATATGGGATATGCGGAACACAATGTCACCATTGAGAGAGTTGGTAGGCCACAATAAAG GTGTTGTTGCAATGTCATGGTGTCCAAGTGATAGCTCTTATTTGCTTACCTGTGCTAAAGATAATCGCACTATTTGTTGGGACACTGGTTCTGGAGAG ATTGTCTCTGAACTTCCAGCTGGAACCAATTGGAATTTTGATGTTCACTGGTATTCAAAGATACCAGGAATCATATCAGCATCTTCATTTGATGGCAAAATTGGTATTTATAATATTGAGGCTTGTGCTCGATATGGTGCTGGTGAGAATTACTATGGACAAG CACCTTTAAAAGCCCCAAAATGGTATCAACGAAAAGCTGGAGTTTCTTTTGGTTTTGGTGGAAAACTTGTTTCTTTTCACACAACTGGTTCTTCTGGACCTTCAGAG GTTAATGTCCATGACTTGGTTACTGAGCACAATTTAGTTAACACCTCATCTGAATTTGAAGCTGCAATGCGTAGTGGAGATAGATCTACTTTACGTGTTCTATGTGACCAAAAATCTCAAGAATCCGA ATCCGAGGATGACAGAGAAACATGGGGATTCTTGAAAGTGATGTTTGAAGATGATGGAACAGCAAGAACAAAGCTTCTACACCATCTTGGATTCACTTTGCCTGTTGAAGCAACTGAAACTGTTCAAGATCTGACACAAGATGTAGGTGCTTTAAGTTTTGATGAACATGAAGGAGCTAAAGATGGATTTATGGGCGAAAACCAAGCATTAAACACTCCAACTGATTATGGGGAAGATTTCTTTAACAATCTTCCTAGTCCTAAATGTGACACACCTGTCTCAACTCCTGGAAGGAATGAAGAATTGGTGAGCTTTGAAGATGCACTAAAAGAAGGTGATGTGGGTAATGACCCATCTTTTAATGATGCTGTTCAACGTGCTTTGGTTGTTGGGGATTACAAAGGAGCTGTTGCACAGTGTATAGCTGCAGATAAAATGGCAGATGCTTTAGTTATTGCTCAGGTTGGTGGTGCTTCCCTGTGGGAGACCACACGTGATCAGTACCTTAAGAAGAATCGTTCTCCATACCTAAAG GTTGTTGCTGCAATGGTAAATAATGATCTTGTTAGTCTAGTAAACACCAGGCCCCTGAAATCCTGGAAGGAAACACTTGCTCTCTTATGCACT TTTGCTCAAAGGGAGGAGTGGACTTTACTTTGTGATACCCTTGCCTCTAGACTTGTATCTTCTGGGAACACGTTAGCTGCGACTCTTTGTTATATATGTGCTGGGAACATTGATAAAACAGTTGAAATTTGGTCAAAGAATGTTACCACTGAGCACAAAGGAGAATCCTATGTTTCCCTTCTTCAG gatTTGATGGAGAAGACTGTGGTTCTTGCTTTAGCAACTGGACAGAAGAGATTCAGTGCTTCTTTatgtaaacttgttgaaaagtaTGCTGAGATTTTAGCAAGTCAAGGACTTTTGACAACAGCTATGGAGTATTTGAAGCTAATGGGCACAGAAGATTTGTCTCCTGAACTTGTGATCTTAAGAGATCGGATTGCCCTTTCCTCTCAAccag AAAAAGAGGCAAATGGTTCTGCTGATTATGGTCACTCTCAACCACAAATGGGAGCTGTATATGGTGCAAACCAGCATACAAACTCTGTGGTGGAACCTACTAGAAACTATTATCag GATGATAATTCTTATCAACGTGAAAGCTATCAACAACCACCTGCTCCTTTATACAACACGCAATATCAACAGCCACAACATCCCTCCATGTTTGTTCCATCTCCTGCAGCTCAAATTCCACCT ACAACGGGGTTCAATCCAGCTCCAGTTGCAACTCAAGCTGCCCCGAAAGTATTTGTTCCTTCAACTCCACCTATCATGAGAAATGCCGACCAATACCAGCAACCCCCGACCTTGGGGTCTCAGCTATATCCT AATCAGGTGAATGCTAACCCTGGTTACCAAGCGGGACCACCTGGACCGGTTTCAGTTGGGCCTGTCCCATCTCCAATGGTCCCCACAAGCGGGCCGAAAATCACACAGGGTGTAGCACCACCAGTCAGGGGGTTCATGCCTgtaaacaacaacaataacaataacacAGGATTACAACGAAGTTCCTCAAATCAAATGCAACCACCAAGTCCTTCACACCCTGCTCCACCTCCTGTTGCCCCTCCAACCGTCCAGACTGCTGACGTGTCCAATGTCCCAG TTCAACAAAGGCCAGTTATTGGGACTTTGACCAGACTTTTCAACGAGACATCGGAAGCATTGGGAGGGGGGAATGCAGTTCCAGCTAAGAAACGTGAAATTGATGACAACTCAAAGAAACTCGGGGCATTGTTTGCTAAACTTAACAGTGGTGATATTTCCAAAAATGCTGGTGAAAAGCTTGTGCAGCTTTGTCAGTCGTTGGATCGTGGTGACTTTGCTACTGCCCTCAAGATTCAG gtggATCTTACAACTAGTGACTGGGATGAGTGTAGCTTCTGGTTAGCAACACTGAAACGGATGATCAAGATTAGGCAGACTGCCAGATAA
- the LOC111899709 gene encoding serine carboxypeptidase-like 13: protein MMEPRSKMRISFFIVMFILQSRMLPFSHSKSIVKNLPGFSDELPFTLETGYVGVGKDEEVQLFYYFVESERNPEKDPLLLFLTGGPGTSGLLPFLFQLGPLKFRYANARRSKVNLDVNPYSWTKTANIIFIDQPAGAGFSYAKTWESSRSSDSLVITRVYDFIRRWLMDHPKFLSNPLYITGSSYMGIIIPNVVLKIYNGNEESIQPRLNIKGFLIVNPLTDKFINFNTRVEFAYRVGLIEDELYKPAKKNCGGKYVYVDPNNTLCLNSLQPVNECLSRINVNNILDPLCDAQAPKSICPESIYSYSNIWANTKEVRQALHIREGTVDKWQYRNTSIHALLGKNDTIVYSYNIFSSVASHKQLTTKNCYALIINGDHDMTFPYMGTKQWINSLNLKTETTWKPWFVSSQVAGYQKTYSKHKYSLKYATIKGAGHSVALYKPEESMVLIETWLASHSNSTK from the exons ATGATGGAGCCGAGAAGCAAAATGAGAATCTCTTTCTTCATTGTTATGTTCATACTACAATCGCGCATGTTACCTTTTTCACATTCGAAGTCAATCGTGAAAAACCTACCTGGCTTTTCAGACGAGCTTCCATTTACACTTGAAACCGG TTATGTTGGAGTCGGAAAAGACGAAGAAGTGCAATTATTTTACTACTTTGTGGAGTCTGAAAGAAATCCGGAGAAAGATCCGTTGCTTCTTTTTCTCACCGGTGGTCCCGGAACTTCCGGCCTTCTTCCCTTCCTCTTTCAACTGG GCCCACTTAAATTCAGATATGCCAATGCAAGGAGAAGCAAAGTAAATTTGGATGTGAACCCATATTCATGGACAAAG ACGGCTAACATCATATTCATAGATCAACCCGCTGGTGCTGGATTTTCATATGCCAAGACATGGGAATCATCAAGGAGTAGTGATTCTCTTGTGATTACTCGTGTGTATGATTTTATAAGACGG TGGCTCATGGATCATCCGAAGTTTCTCAGCAATCCATTGTACATTACGGGGAGTTCTTATATGGGAATTATCATTCCAAATGTCGTTTTAAAAATATACAATG GCAATGAAGAAAGCATTCAACCAAGATTAAACATCAAG ggtttcttgattgTGAACCCTCTTACGGATAAATTCATAAATTTCAATACACGAGTTGAATTTGCTTATCGAGTTGGACTTATAGAAGATGAACTCTACAAG CCAGCGAAAAAAAATTGTGGAGGTAAATACGTATACGTCGATCCAAACAACACATTGTGTTTGAATAGTCTTCAGCCCGTGAATGAG TGTCTATCTCGAATTAACGTGAATAACATCTTAGATCCCCTTTGCGATGCACAAGCTCCAAAATCCATCTGTCCA GAATCCATTTATTCTTATTCTAATATTTGGGCAAACACAAAAGAAGTCCGACAAGCTCTCCACATTCGTGAG GGTACAGTGGATAAATGGCAATACAGGAACACAAGCATTCATGCTTTATTGGGGAAAAACGACACCATAGTTTACTCCTACAATATCTTCAGCAGTGTAGCCTCCCATAAGCAACTTACTACCAAAAACTGTTATGCTTTGATTATCAA TGGTGATCATGACATGACGTTTCCATATATGGGTACGAAGCAATGGATCAATAGTCTTAATCTTAAAACTGAAACCACATGGAAACCATGGTTTGTTAGCAGTCAAGTTGCAGG GTATCAGAAGACATACTCAAAACACAAATACTCTTTGAAATATGCGACTATTAAG GGTGCGGGTCATTCAGTGGCATTGTACAAGCCGGAAGAATCTATGGTGCTTATAGAAACATGGCTTGCTtctcattccaattctacaaaaTAA